In a genomic window of Numenius arquata chromosome 5, bNumArq3.hap1.1, whole genome shotgun sequence:
- the NPY1R gene encoding neuropeptide Y receptor type 1: MNTSVLAPLGNISSHLNFSEKNSQILQFEDEDCHVPLAMVFTLALAYGTVIILGVSGNLALIVIILKQKEMRNVTNILIVNLSFSDLLVTIMCLPFTFVYTLMDHWIFGEAMCKLNPFVQCASITVSVFSLVLIAIERHQLIINPRGWRPNNRHAYMGIAAIWILATASSLPFLIYHVLTDEPFRNITFDEYKDKYVCLDLFPLDTARLSYTTTLLVIQYFGPLCFIFICYLKIYIRLKKRNNMMDKMRDSKYRSSETKRINIMLISIVVAFAVCWLPLTIFNIVFDWNHEILPVATCSHNLLFLICHLTAMISTCVNPIFYGFLNKNFQRDLQFLFHFCHFRSRDEDYETIAMSTMHTDVSKTSLKQTSPVAFKKINSDDDDKI, from the exons ATGAATACTTCGGTTCTCGCCCCCTTGGGAAATATTTCCAGTCACCTGAATTTTTCAGAGAAGAACTCGCAGATCTTGCAGTTTGAGGATGAGGATTGCCATGTGCCTTTGGCCATGGTCTTCACCCTGGCCTTGGCTTACGGGACTGTGATAATTCTGGGAGTCTCTGGGAATCTGGCCTTGAttgtcattattttaaaacaaaaggagatGCGCAATGTTACCAACATCCTCATTGTCAACCTGTCTTTTTCTGATCTTCTCGTGACCATCATGTGTCTTCCCTTTACCTTTGTGTATACTTTAATGGACCACTGGATTTTTGGGGAGGCCATGTGCAAATTGAATCCTTTTGTGCAATGTGCCTCAATCACTGTCTCAGTCTTTTCTTTAGTCCTCATTGCTATCGAACGCCATCAGCTGATCATCAATCCCCGTGGCTGGAGGCCGAACAACAGACATGCCTACATGGGGATTGCTGCCATATGGATTTTAGCCACAGCTTCCTCCTTGCCTTTCCTGATCTACCATGTGCTAACGGATGAACCCTTCAGAAACATAACATTTGATGAATATAAGGACAAATATGTGTGTTTGGACCTATTTCCCTTGGACACTGCCAGGCTTTCTTATACCACGACGCTTTTGGTGATTCAGTACTTTGGACcactttgttttatatttatttgctaCTTAAAG ATATACATAcgattaaaaaaaaggaacaacatgATGGACAAGATGAGAGACAGTAAGTACAGATCCTCTGAAACCAAAAGGATCAACATCATGCTGATCTCAATAGTGGTCGCATTTGCAGTTTGCTGGCTGCCTCTCACCATCTTCAATATTGTGTTTGATTGGAATCATGAAATTCTGCCTGTTGCTACCTGCAGCCACAACCTGTTGTTCCTGATTTGCCACCTCACTGCCATGATCTCTACCTGTGTGAATCCCATCTTCTACGGGTTTCTCAATAAGAACTTCCAAAGGGATCtgcagtttttatttcatttttgtcatttccGCTCCCGTGATGAGGATTATGAGACTATAGCCATGTCCACCATGCACACGGATGTTTCAAAAACTTCTTTAAAGCAGACAAGTccagttgcatttaaaaaaataaatagtgatgatgatgacaaaatataa